A single genomic interval of Flavihumibacter rivuli harbors:
- a CDS encoding PKD domain-containing protein produces MGKLAAQDPVADFTANRTSGCAPLSVVFTDRTTGDPKYWNWKFGDNILSTVQNPVVTFSQPGTYTVSLVARNATGVDSAVKTSYITVFPNANVSFSASSNIACAPTSIQFTSNATVPGGTITSYLWEFGDGTTSELRNPRKTFESLGYYNVKLTVTTSNGCTATASRDRFIRIINGVTPNFDFSRSTSCNAPVNVQFDNQTVGPGDMTYRWNLGDGTTSNLKNPSKTYNNLGTYNIELIASSSFGCADTLRKNISFSTTNTSFTSPDNVCPDKNISFTNTGNPAPVTALWNFGDGTTSNEINPTKSYASPGTYTVTLTNNYGECVGTFSKTITVTNRPPVDFDAPDKFGCKAPHTVNFQDLTSNGASWAWEFGDGNTSTQQNPVHTYTSPGSYTVKLTVTTTDGCTNTITKTNFVRIEAPTNLSVRGLPDGGCVPYTIRPEAIITAIDGIAAYQWDFGVAGGSSNVANPSFTYTNPGTYNVSLIVTTNSGCKDTVSITNAVRVGTKPTVDFTVDRDSTCAGNAVRFTSNAVPSDSLIWKFGDGSTSTDINPLHQYQDTGYMTVVLVAYNNGCADSLTKRDYVFAAAPVARFRPVIDCTNKLRVSFINESITDPTHGVTRYDWDFGNGQTSTTENPTVTYASFGTYTVTLTATDDFCTHSRSIDLRLFDLRTDFNINKNPNCRGEDFRLSTVNMDPSLVSTYTWNIEGMAGFNGGAVVDTFITINGDYDVTLTTEDINGCITSKTINNLVRIVGAIADFEVVNNGGCTGANINIIDRSTPTGAVVKWEVDFGDGNNGQFTNDTITHQYANKGIYDVFIKTTDNLGCTDTVAKPAIVNITRPQVDFATEDTLSCPGAAIRFKDLSNGQSLTYTWDFGDGTTSNDQNPTHRYPKKDTTYSIKLTLTDVYGCQDSLVKPNYIKIVSPKPSFLAIDTASICPPLETKFQSLATDYDSLYWRFGDGNTSTLPNTSNFYGSFGRYTATLYTKGFGGCLDSATAVVNIYNPNTSVSFTYGPLDGCNNLNVNFNLTAPPNTKFYVLFGDGSVDSSQNTSFSHFYRTPNFYRPSLILVDSLDCRAGYSTNVEIKVRGVLPVFGLDKRQFCDSSTVFFTDYSIGNDVVVDRVWDFKDGTFSNANSPNHFFNVPGTYGVTQTVTTATGCVNSYSDTVRVYRTPEPVITSPDEICLGEPISFLGSTVVPDTVTRWQWNLGNNATPTTKNTSTRYTSAGTFIINLTASNRLGCSSDTTKQVIVWPLPTIDNPAEVIIPVGTGINLPVTYSNNVTTWNWTPNKNLSCIDCPNPFANPKFTTKYAVSVIDSNGCRIASEITVRVICEDKNYFVPNTFSPNNDGSNDWFYPRGTGLDRIESLRIFNRWGEMVFERRNFPANNPTLGWNGMYKGKPAEVDAYIYIMEVICENGQIVPIKGNVTLIR; encoded by the coding sequence GTGGGGAAATTAGCTGCGCAGGACCCTGTAGCTGATTTCACAGCCAATAGGACATCTGGCTGCGCACCACTTAGTGTTGTTTTTACCGACAGAACAACTGGTGACCCTAAATATTGGAACTGGAAATTCGGCGATAATATCCTTTCAACTGTACAAAACCCGGTGGTGACCTTTTCACAGCCGGGCACCTATACCGTTTCCCTTGTGGCCAGGAATGCAACGGGCGTTGATAGTGCTGTAAAGACCAGTTATATCACTGTTTTTCCCAACGCAAATGTCAGCTTCAGTGCCTCGTCCAACATAGCCTGTGCGCCTACCTCTATTCAATTTACAAGTAATGCAACAGTACCAGGAGGCACGATCACCTCTTACCTGTGGGAGTTTGGTGATGGTACCACATCCGAATTGAGGAACCCCAGGAAAACCTTTGAGAGCCTGGGTTACTACAATGTAAAACTGACTGTGACCACTTCAAATGGGTGTACGGCAACAGCTTCCAGGGATCGTTTCATCAGGATCATCAATGGCGTTACCCCCAATTTTGATTTTTCAAGGTCAACCAGTTGTAATGCACCGGTGAACGTTCAATTTGATAACCAAACCGTAGGACCCGGGGATATGACCTATCGTTGGAACCTTGGTGATGGTACCACTTCCAACCTGAAGAACCCTTCCAAGACCTATAACAATCTGGGCACCTATAATATTGAGCTCATCGCCTCCAGTAGCTTCGGCTGTGCTGACACCCTCAGGAAAAATATCAGCTTCAGCACCACTAATACCAGTTTTACTTCACCGGATAATGTTTGTCCCGATAAGAACATCAGTTTTACAAACACTGGCAATCCCGCACCGGTAACAGCCTTATGGAATTTTGGTGACGGCACTACCTCCAATGAAATCAACCCTACAAAGTCCTACGCCAGTCCCGGCACTTATACCGTAACCCTTACCAACAATTACGGTGAGTGTGTGGGAACCTTCTCCAAGACTATTACTGTTACCAACAGGCCGCCGGTTGACTTTGATGCCCCTGATAAGTTTGGCTGTAAAGCGCCGCATACTGTCAATTTCCAGGATCTCACTTCAAATGGCGCATCATGGGCATGGGAATTTGGGGACGGCAATACCTCTACACAGCAAAACCCTGTGCATACCTACACAAGCCCCGGTAGTTATACTGTCAAACTAACTGTTACTACCACAGATGGCTGTACCAATACCATAACCAAAACCAATTTTGTCAGGATAGAAGCTCCCACCAACCTAAGCGTAAGGGGATTGCCTGATGGAGGTTGCGTGCCTTACACGATCAGGCCGGAAGCGATCATTACAGCAATTGATGGCATAGCCGCTTACCAATGGGATTTTGGGGTGGCAGGAGGAAGCAGTAATGTTGCTAATCCATCCTTTACCTACACTAATCCGGGCACATACAACGTATCCCTGATCGTTACTACCAATAGCGGATGTAAGGATACTGTTTCCATCACCAATGCAGTTAGGGTGGGTACCAAGCCTACCGTAGACTTCACAGTTGACAGGGATTCTACCTGTGCAGGTAATGCGGTCCGCTTTACCAGTAACGCCGTTCCTTCCGATAGCCTGATATGGAAATTCGGGGATGGCTCAACCTCTACCGATATCAATCCCCTCCATCAATACCAGGATACGGGCTATATGACCGTGGTGTTGGTGGCGTATAACAATGGCTGTGCAGATTCCCTCACTAAAAGGGACTATGTATTTGCAGCTGCACCTGTAGCAAGGTTCAGGCCGGTTATTGATTGCACCAATAAACTACGTGTTTCTTTTATCAACGAAAGCATTACGGATCCCACGCATGGTGTAACGAGGTATGATTGGGATTTTGGCAACGGACAAACCTCCACAACAGAGAATCCAACTGTCACTTATGCTTCCTTCGGGACCTATACGGTCACCCTTACGGCAACAGATGATTTTTGTACCCATAGCCGTTCGATCGATCTCAGGCTATTTGACCTGAGGACAGACTTCAACATCAACAAGAATCCCAACTGTCGTGGAGAGGATTTCAGGCTATCAACAGTAAATATGGACCCCTCACTTGTCAGCACCTATACCTGGAATATCGAAGGTATGGCCGGCTTTAACGGAGGCGCGGTAGTTGACACCTTTATCACCATTAATGGCGATTATGATGTTACCCTTACCACAGAGGACATCAATGGTTGTATTACTTCCAAAACCATCAATAACCTGGTCAGGATCGTGGGGGCAATTGCCGATTTTGAGGTAGTTAATAATGGAGGATGTACCGGGGCCAATATCAATATCATTGACCGCTCAACACCAACTGGCGCGGTGGTTAAATGGGAGGTGGATTTTGGTGACGGCAACAATGGCCAGTTCACCAACGATACTATCACCCATCAATATGCGAATAAGGGTATTTATGATGTATTCATCAAAACAACAGATAACCTTGGCTGTACCGATACCGTTGCCAAACCGGCTATTGTGAACATCACCAGGCCCCAGGTTGATTTCGCAACAGAAGACACTTTGTCTTGTCCCGGAGCAGCCATCAGGTTTAAGGACCTATCCAATGGCCAGTCACTCACGTATACCTGGGACTTTGGTGATGGCACTACCTCCAACGACCAGAATCCAACGCACAGGTATCCGAAAAAGGATACAACCTATTCAATAAAACTCACCCTGACTGATGTTTACGGATGCCAGGATTCCCTGGTGAAACCAAATTATATCAAGATCGTTTCACCCAAACCATCATTCCTGGCGATAGACACAGCATCTATCTGTCCTCCGCTGGAAACCAAATTCCAGTCGCTGGCAACAGATTACGATTCCCTGTATTGGCGATTTGGGGATGGCAATACTTCAACCTTGCCCAATACCTCCAATTTCTATGGTTCATTTGGACGGTATACCGCAACATTGTATACAAAAGGATTTGGTGGCTGCCTGGATTCAGCAACCGCTGTTGTCAATATCTATAATCCCAATACGTCGGTAAGTTTTACCTATGGCCCATTGGATGGTTGCAACAACCTTAATGTGAATTTTAATCTCACAGCACCCCCAAATACAAAATTCTATGTCCTCTTCGGGGATGGATCTGTTGATTCCTCGCAAAACACCAGCTTTAGCCACTTCTACAGGACACCTAACTTCTATCGTCCATCACTGATCCTTGTAGACAGCCTTGACTGCCGGGCCGGGTATTCTACTAACGTAGAGATCAAGGTAAGGGGTGTATTACCGGTTTTTGGTCTCGATAAAAGACAGTTTTGTGATAGCTCTACCGTATTCTTTACCGACTATAGCATCGGCAATGATGTGGTAGTTGACAGGGTATGGGATTTTAAGGACGGCACCTTCAGTAATGCCAACAGTCCCAACCACTTCTTTAATGTGCCTGGCACCTATGGCGTTACCCAAACAGTTACTACCGCCACAGGCTGCGTGAACAGTTATTCAGATACGGTGAGGGTTTACCGCACACCAGAACCTGTGATCACCAGCCCTGATGAGATCTGCCTGGGAGAACCTATTTCATTCCTAGGTTCTACCGTTGTGCCGGATACGGTTACCCGCTGGCAATGGAACCTGGGCAACAACGCAACCCCGACAACAAAAAACACCTCAACAAGGTATACCAGTGCGGGCACCTTCATCATTAACCTGACAGCCAGCAACCGCCTTGGTTGTTCCAGTGACACAACCAAGCAGGTGATCGTTTGGCCGCTACCGACAATCGATAACCCTGCGGAAGTGATCATCCCCGTTGGCACAGGAATAAACCTGCCGGTAACCTATTCCAATAATGTTACTACCTGGAACTGGACGCCCAATAAGAACCTGTCCTGCATTGACTGCCCCAATCCATTTGCCAATCCGAAGTTTACTACCAAGTATGCTGTATCAGTCATTGATTCCAATGGTTGCCGGATAGCCAGTGAGATAACGGTGAGGGTCATTTGCGAAGACAAGAATTATTTTGTTCCCAATACCTTCTCCCCCAATAATGACGGTTCCAATGATTGGTTCTACCCGAGAGGGACAGGTCTTGACCGCATTGAATCATTGCGCATCTTCAACAGGTGGGGTGAAATGGTATTTGAGCGTAGGAATTTCCCTGCCAACAACCCTACATTGGGCTGGAATGGAATGTATAAAGGGAAGCCTGCCGAAGTAGACGCTTATATATATATTATGGAAGTGATCTGCGAAAACGGCCAGATAGTTCCCATTAAAGGCAATGTAACCCTGATTCGATAA
- a CDS encoding PorP/SprF family type IX secretion system membrane protein, whose product MVLRKTYKILVTLMLALAWLGSPAQDIHFSQFYEAPLLRNPSLAGIFTGDIRAQLVYRDQWNSFTNAFRSGSFNAEYKLPVGLGDDFITAGFQMLFDRAGTAALTTTQLLPAINYHKSLSSERSMYLSVGFMGGWVQKRIDRSKITTDNQFVGGAFNPALNDGESFANANYSYLDGSVGASFNTGFGKDNKNVLFFGAAYHHLNRPTNSFYRSEAAALNPKWVFSGGVKLNVNDQAFFNIQADHSQQGGATETIGGAMYAYKFGDPEDPDYVLHLGAFLRFKDALIPAIKIDYQPFSIGLSYDVNVSQLRTASQGRGGFELSVSYIGFLNRDNSSKYRIICPRF is encoded by the coding sequence ATGGTCCTAAGAAAAACATATAAAATCCTGGTCACCCTGATGCTGGCGCTGGCATGGCTTGGCTCCCCTGCCCAGGACATCCATTTTTCCCAGTTCTACGAAGCACCCTTATTACGTAACCCTTCCCTGGCTGGAATCTTTACCGGTGATATAAGGGCACAGCTGGTGTATCGCGACCAATGGAACAGCTTTACCAATGCTTTCAGGAGCGGGTCCTTCAATGCAGAATACAAACTGCCGGTTGGATTGGGGGATGACTTTATCACTGCAGGATTCCAAATGCTGTTTGACAGGGCAGGTACTGCAGCATTGACCACCACCCAATTGCTACCTGCCATTAACTACCATAAGTCATTAAGCTCTGAAAGATCTATGTACCTCTCCGTTGGCTTTATGGGAGGTTGGGTCCAGAAAAGGATTGACCGAAGCAAGATCACTACTGACAACCAATTTGTAGGGGGCGCATTCAACCCCGCCCTCAATGATGGGGAAAGTTTTGCCAATGCCAACTACAGTTACCTGGATGGAAGTGTGGGTGCAAGTTTTAATACCGGCTTTGGCAAGGATAACAAGAACGTACTATTCTTCGGTGCAGCCTACCACCACCTTAACAGGCCTACCAACTCTTTCTACCGTAGTGAGGCTGCAGCCCTGAATCCCAAATGGGTCTTTTCAGGAGGCGTAAAGCTGAATGTGAACGACCAGGCATTCTTTAATATCCAGGCCGATCATTCCCAACAGGGAGGGGCAACTGAAACCATTGGCGGGGCCATGTATGCCTATAAGTTTGGCGACCCTGAAGATCCCGACTATGTGTTGCACCTCGGGGCTTTCCTGAGATTCAAGGATGCCTTGATACCCGCAATTAAAATTGACTATCAGCCATTTTCCATAGGCCTGAGCTATGATGTGAACGTATCACAACTACGGACAGCCAGCCAGGGAAGAGGAGGCTTTGAATTATCTGTTTCGTATATCGGATTCCTGAACCGCGACAATTCGAGCAAGTACAGGATCATTTGTCCCCGTTTTTAA
- a CDS encoding redoxin domain-containing protein, whose product MAVQVGQKAPEFALFDTDKNKVSLGDLKGKNVVLLFFPLAFTSVCTTELCSVRDNIAAYNNTNAQVLGISVDSLFTLGKFKEEQKLNFPLLSDFNKEVSSAYGSIYQDFVLDMKGVSKRSAFVIDKEGVIRYSQVLESAGDLPNFEAIHETLAGLN is encoded by the coding sequence ATGGCTGTTCAAGTAGGACAAAAGGCACCGGAATTCGCATTATTCGATACAGACAAAAACAAGGTGTCCCTCGGCGATCTCAAGGGAAAGAACGTGGTTCTCCTTTTCTTCCCCCTGGCTTTCACCAGCGTTTGTACAACTGAGTTATGCTCCGTGAGGGATAATATCGCAGCATACAATAATACCAATGCCCAGGTACTGGGAATCAGTGTGGACTCCCTCTTTACCCTTGGTAAATTCAAGGAAGAGCAGAAACTCAACTTCCCCCTGCTGAGTGATTTCAATAAGGAAGTTTCTTCAGCTTATGGCTCTATCTACCAGGATTTTGTGCTGGATATGAAAGGAGTTTCCAAGCGTTCAGCCTTTGTGATCGACAAAGAAGGCGTTATCCGCTACTCACAGGTGCTTGAAAGCGCCGGAGACCTGCCCAATTTTGAGGCCATCCACGAAACCCTCGCCGGTTTAAACTAA
- a CDS encoding T9SS type A sorting domain-containing protein: MRIFYALSIALLITTNVHAQTRLPEQQVQAVKFYPNPAVSQITFDFPKNYDRNYSFQIYNFLGKKVYELQNINPKTTIDLGQFFRGVYIFQLRDKSGKIIESGRFQVVK; encoded by the coding sequence ATGAGGATTTTTTACGCTTTATCCATTGCTCTATTGATCACTACTAACGTTCATGCACAAACGCGGCTCCCGGAGCAGCAGGTGCAGGCCGTTAAATTCTATCCTAACCCGGCAGTCTCCCAGATCACTTTTGATTTCCCCAAGAATTACGACCGCAATTATTCTTTCCAGATCTATAATTTCCTGGGCAAGAAGGTTTACGAATTGCAGAATATCAACCCCAAAACCACCATTGACCTGGGCCAGTTTTTCAGGGGTGTCTATATCTTCCAGTTACGAGATAAATCCGGCAAGATCATCGAGTCCGGAAGGTTCCAGGTGGTGAAATGA
- a CDS encoding class I SAM-dependent rRNA methyltransferase, with translation MTTVYLKKKISRRIENGHPWVFANEVGKVEGPLDGGDIVDLLTHDGKFVGRGYANPRSQILVRILTRNRQEEINEGFFLNRISEAWRYRQQLGYTENCRLIFGEADFLPALIIDKFNDYFVLQTLALGIDIWKPAIVKALETIFQPKGIYERNDVPVRELEGLPQHKGFLSAPFDTNIIINENGLRFHVDVENGQKTGYFLDQQDNRRAIQHIVKGADVLGAFTYTGTFEIHAAHYGAKSVLGLDISESAVTQATRNAELNGYGDICTFQAVNAFDVLKQWAKDGRQYDVVMLDPPAFTKSRENIQKAITGYKEINLRGMKLVKKGGFLVTTSCTNLVQPELFLEIIEMAAKDAKRTLRQVVFQTQASDHPIIWGQENTHYLKFLIVQVL, from the coding sequence ATGACAACGGTTTACCTAAAGAAGAAGATCAGCAGGAGGATTGAGAATGGGCACCCCTGGGTTTTTGCCAACGAGGTAGGAAAAGTGGAAGGCCCTCTGGATGGAGGTGATATCGTGGACCTCCTGACCCATGATGGAAAGTTCGTAGGAAGGGGCTATGCCAATCCCCGTTCCCAGATCCTTGTGCGGATCCTTACCCGCAACCGCCAGGAGGAGATCAATGAAGGGTTTTTCCTGAACAGGATTAGCGAAGCCTGGCGTTATCGCCAGCAGCTGGGGTATACAGAGAACTGCCGCCTGATCTTCGGGGAGGCAGACTTCCTACCGGCCCTGATCATCGATAAGTTCAATGATTATTTTGTTTTGCAGACCCTTGCCCTGGGCATAGACATATGGAAGCCGGCCATTGTAAAGGCCCTGGAAACCATATTCCAACCCAAAGGGATCTATGAGCGCAATGATGTGCCGGTAAGGGAACTGGAAGGGTTGCCGCAGCATAAAGGGTTCTTGTCAGCACCTTTTGATACCAATATTATTATCAACGAGAATGGCCTTCGTTTCCATGTTGATGTGGAGAACGGGCAGAAGACCGGCTATTTCCTTGACCAGCAGGATAACAGGCGCGCCATCCAGCATATTGTAAAGGGTGCGGATGTATTGGGGGCATTTACCTATACGGGCACTTTTGAGATCCATGCCGCACATTACGGTGCCAAATCTGTCCTGGGACTGGATATCTCTGAATCAGCAGTAACGCAGGCTACCCGTAATGCCGAACTGAATGGCTATGGCGATATCTGCACCTTCCAGGCTGTGAATGCCTTCGATGTCCTGAAGCAATGGGCAAAGGACGGCAGGCAGTATGATGTTGTGATGCTGGATCCCCCGGCCTTTACCAAGAGCAGGGAAAATATCCAAAAGGCCATAACCGGCTATAAGGAGATCAACCTGAGGGGTATGAAACTGGTGAAGAAGGGAGGGTTCCTGGTGACGACATCCTGCACTAACCTTGTTCAACCTGAGCTTTTCCTGGAGATCATTGAGATGGCGGCTAAGGATGCCAAAAGAACCTTACGCCAGGTGGTGTTTCAAACACAAGCAAGTGACCACCCGATCATTTGGGGACAGGAGAATACACATTACCTTAAATTCCTGATCGTCCAGGTGCTCTGA
- a CDS encoding nucleotide exchange factor GrpE: protein MEEKDVNATAGGQETMDNQAAGFDINADSDVPGTSHLNEPVKEAGAIEKLELELADMKDKYLRQAAEFDNFRKRTAKERLELIQTAGREVITNLLEVLDDSERAQKQIDNSQDLQALKDGVNLVFSKFRNILQSKGLKAMESIGTDFDPDKHEAITEIPAPSENLKGKVLDEVEKGYYLNDKIIRFAKVVVGK from the coding sequence ATGGAAGAAAAAGATGTAAATGCGACTGCCGGAGGCCAGGAAACCATGGATAACCAAGCCGCCGGCTTTGATATTAATGCAGATAGTGATGTTCCGGGTACCAGCCACCTGAATGAACCCGTAAAAGAGGCAGGTGCCATTGAGAAGCTGGAGTTGGAACTGGCTGACATGAAAGACAAGTACCTGCGCCAGGCCGCTGAGTTCGACAATTTCAGGAAGCGTACTGCCAAGGAAAGGCTTGAATTGATCCAGACTGCCGGTAGGGAGGTTATTACCAACCTGCTGGAGGTATTGGACGATAGCGAGCGGGCACAGAAGCAAATTGACAATAGCCAGGACCTGCAGGCACTGAAGGATGGGGTGAACCTGGTGTTCTCCAAATTCAGGAATATACTCCAGTCAAAAGGCCTGAAGGCCATGGAAAGCATTGGAACCGATTTTGATCCCGACAAACATGAGGCCATCACCGAGATCCCCGCTCCCTCCGAGAACCTGAAGGGCAAGGTGCTGGATGAGGTAGAGAAAGGTTATTACCTGAATGACAAGATCATTCGATTCGCAAAAGTTGTTGTAGGAAAATAA
- the dnaJ gene encoding molecular chaperone DnaJ, which translates to MSTKRDYYEILGVAKTASADEIKKAYRKVAMQYHPDRNPGDKAAEEKFKEAAEAYEVLSDADKRAQYDRYGHAGMGNGRGAYGAGGNMNMDDIFSQFGDIFGDDIFGSFFGGAAGGRRGGGQRARGVRGSNLRVKLKLNYEEIAKGVTKSIKVKKYVGCTTCSGSGAKDKGSIQTCGTCGGSGQVRKVTNTFLGQMQTVTTCPTCNGEGTTITAKCGSCKGEGRVYGEETVTIDIPAGVQEGMQLNVSGKGNAGERGGMAGDLIVLIEEEQHKDLQRDGLNVAYDLHISFPDAVFGTQVEVPTIDGRAKIKIPAGTQSGKIFRLKGKGFPAVNSYEKGDQLIHVNVWTPQTLSAEEKTMLEKLKDSKNFEPNPDKNERSFFDKVREIFS; encoded by the coding sequence ATGTCAACCAAAAGAGATTATTACGAAATACTGGGCGTTGCCAAAACAGCCAGTGCAGATGAGATCAAGAAAGCTTATCGCAAGGTGGCCATGCAATACCATCCAGACCGAAATCCTGGCGATAAGGCAGCGGAGGAGAAATTCAAGGAGGCTGCCGAGGCCTATGAAGTATTGAGCGATGCAGATAAGCGCGCCCAATACGACAGGTATGGCCATGCCGGCATGGGTAATGGAAGGGGAGCTTATGGAGCCGGCGGCAACATGAACATGGATGATATCTTCAGCCAATTTGGTGACATTTTCGGCGATGATATCTTTGGCAGTTTCTTCGGCGGGGCGGCAGGCGGCAGGCGAGGCGGAGGCCAGCGTGCAAGAGGCGTAAGGGGCAGCAACCTTAGGGTGAAGCTGAAGTTGAATTATGAAGAGATCGCCAAAGGGGTAACCAAGAGCATCAAGGTTAAAAAATATGTTGGTTGTACCACCTGTTCAGGAAGCGGTGCCAAGGACAAGGGTAGTATCCAGACCTGCGGCACTTGCGGTGGCAGTGGCCAGGTCAGGAAGGTGACCAATACTTTCCTCGGGCAAATGCAAACAGTAACGACCTGTCCAACCTGTAATGGTGAAGGGACAACCATTACTGCGAAGTGTGGAAGCTGTAAGGGTGAAGGCAGGGTATACGGTGAAGAGACCGTAACGATCGATATCCCGGCCGGTGTGCAGGAGGGCATGCAGCTCAATGTAAGTGGCAAGGGTAACGCCGGAGAAAGGGGCGGCATGGCAGGCGACCTTATTGTATTGATCGAAGAGGAGCAGCATAAGGATCTTCAACGCGATGGACTAAATGTTGCCTATGACCTTCATATCTCCTTCCCCGATGCCGTATTTGGTACTCAGGTTGAGGTGCCAACCATTGATGGCCGGGCAAAGATCAAGATACCGGCAGGCACCCAAAGCGGAAAGATCTTCAGGCTGAAAGGAAAAGGTTTCCCGGCGGTCAATAGCTATGAAAAGGGCGACCAGTTGATCCATGTTAATGTATGGACCCCGCAAACCCTGAGTGCTGAAGAGAAGACCATGCTGGAAAAGTTAAAAGACTCCAAGAACTTTGAACCCAATCCAGACAAAAACGAAAGAAGCTTCTTCGATAAAGTGAGGGAAATATTCTCCTGA
- a CDS encoding HD domain-containing protein, whose translation MTESDFQVLKEEIVSLLKTGLDRRLTYHNLEHTLDVLQQSERIAALEKLSDPRQVMLLRIAALFHDTGFLYTYKGHEEKSCEIMESYLNHGSIPNADLEVIKGMIMATKIPQSPKTLAEAIICDADLDYLGRDDFPPISNGLKQEFLVFGVIKDEKDWDPLQIGFFEKHQYFTISSRNIRQPRKMEYLSLLKTRGSNSL comes from the coding sequence ATGACCGAATCAGATTTTCAGGTCCTGAAGGAAGAAATTGTGTCCCTCCTGAAAACGGGATTGGATAGACGATTGACCTACCATAACCTTGAACATACATTGGATGTTTTACAGCAATCGGAAAGGATAGCCGCACTGGAGAAGCTGTCCGATCCCCGTCAGGTTATGCTCCTCAGGATCGCTGCCTTATTCCATGATACCGGTTTTTTGTACACCTATAAAGGCCATGAAGAGAAGTCATGTGAGATCATGGAAAGCTACCTGAATCATGGAAGCATTCCCAACGCTGACCTTGAGGTGATTAAGGGAATGATCATGGCGACCAAGATCCCCCAAAGCCCCAAGACACTTGCAGAAGCCATAATTTGTGACGCTGACCTGGATTATCTTGGCAGGGATGACTTCCCTCCCATTAGCAATGGTTTGAAACAGGAGTTCCTGGTTTTTGGCGTCATCAAGGATGAAAAAGATTGGGACCCCTTACAAATAGGTTTTTTCGAGAAACACCAGTATTTCACCATAAGCTCCAGGAACATCCGTCAACCCAGGAAAATGGAATATTTGAGCCTTCTAAAAACCCGTGGCTCTAATAGCCTCTAA